From the genome of Variovorax sp. RA8, one region includes:
- the hutU gene encoding urocanate hydratase translates to MNAPDKFVAQTATDPRHDPTRVIRAPRGSQLSCKSWLTEAPFRMLQNNLDPEVAERPQDLVVYGGIGRAARNWECFDQILASLKTLEDDETLLIQSGKPVGVFKTHADAPRVLLANSNLVPKWATWEHFNELDRKGLFMYGQMTAGSWIYIGSQGIVQGTFETFVEAGRQHYNNDLAGKWFLTAGLGGMGGAQPLAATLAGAVSLNIECKQSSIDFRLRTRYVDKQAKDIDDAIALIRQHTAAKEAVSIALLGNAAEILPELVKRAKAGGLKPDLVTDQTSAHDLINGYLPAGWSVEQWIDAQKDPSQHARLKAEAAKSCAVHVQAMLDFQAMGIPTVDYGNNIRQVAFDEGVKNAFDFPGFVPAYIRPLFCEGKGPFRWVALSGDPEDIYKTDAKIKELFPDNKHTHRWLDMARERISFQGLPARICWLGLGERHKAGLAFNEMVKSGELKGPIVIGRDHLDTGSVASPNRETEAMKDGTDAVSDWPLLNALLNTAGGATWVSLHHGGGVGMGYSQHSGVVIVCDGTDAAAKRIARVLWNDPATGVMRHADAGYEQAVATAKKHSLQLPMIK, encoded by the coding sequence ATGAACGCTCCAGACAAGTTCGTCGCCCAGACCGCCACCGACCCCCGCCACGACCCGACCCGCGTGATCCGCGCCCCGCGCGGCAGCCAGCTCAGCTGCAAGAGCTGGCTCACCGAGGCCCCGTTCCGCATGCTGCAGAACAACCTCGACCCCGAGGTGGCCGAGCGCCCGCAGGACCTGGTGGTCTACGGCGGCATCGGCCGCGCCGCGCGCAACTGGGAATGCTTCGACCAGATCCTGGCCTCGCTGAAGACGCTCGAAGACGACGAGACCCTGCTGATCCAGTCCGGCAAGCCCGTCGGTGTCTTCAAGACCCATGCCGATGCCCCGCGCGTGCTGCTCGCCAACTCTAACCTCGTGCCCAAATGGGCGACCTGGGAGCATTTCAACGAGCTCGACCGCAAGGGCCTCTTCATGTACGGCCAGATGACCGCCGGCAGCTGGATCTATATCGGCAGCCAGGGCATCGTGCAGGGCACCTTCGAGACCTTCGTCGAGGCCGGCCGCCAGCACTACAACAACGATCTCGCAGGCAAGTGGTTCCTGACCGCGGGCCTCGGCGGCATGGGCGGCGCGCAGCCGCTGGCCGCCACGCTCGCCGGCGCCGTCTCGCTCAACATCGAGTGCAAGCAGTCGAGCATCGACTTCCGCCTGCGCACCCGCTACGTCGACAAGCAGGCCAAGGACATCGACGACGCCATCGCGCTCATCCGGCAGCACACGGCGGCGAAGGAGGCCGTGTCGATCGCGCTGCTCGGCAATGCGGCCGAGATTCTCCCCGAGCTCGTGAAGCGCGCCAAGGCCGGCGGCCTGAAGCCCGACCTCGTCACCGACCAGACATCGGCGCACGACCTGATCAACGGCTACCTGCCCGCCGGCTGGAGCGTCGAGCAATGGATCGACGCGCAGAAAGACCCGTCGCAGCACGCGCGCCTGAAGGCCGAGGCCGCGAAGTCCTGCGCCGTGCACGTGCAGGCCATGCTCGACTTCCAGGCCATGGGCATCCCCACCGTCGACTACGGCAACAACATCCGCCAGGTCGCGTTCGACGAGGGCGTGAAGAACGCCTTCGACTTCCCCGGCTTCGTGCCTGCCTACATCCGCCCGCTCTTCTGCGAAGGCAAGGGCCCCTTCCGCTGGGTCGCGCTTTCCGGCGATCCCGAGGACATCTACAAGACCGACGCCAAGATCAAGGAACTGTTCCCCGACAACAAGCACACGCACCGCTGGCTGGACATGGCGCGCGAGCGCATCTCCTTCCAGGGCCTGCCCGCGCGCATCTGCTGGCTGGGCCTGGGCGAGCGCCACAAGGCCGGCCTGGCCTTCAACGAGATGGTGAAGTCGGGCGAGCTCAAGGGCCCGATCGTCATCGGCCGCGACCACCTCGACACCGGCTCGGTCGCCAGCCCCAACCGCGAGACCGAGGCCATGAAGGACGGCACCGATGCCGTGTCCGACTGGCCGCTGCTCAACGCGCTGCTCAACACCGCGGGCGGCGCGACCTGGGTCAGCCTGCACCATGGCGGCGGCGTCGGCATGGGCTACTCGCAGCATTCGGGCGTGGTGATCGTGTGCGACGGCACCGACGCCGCAGCCAAGCGCATCGCGCGCGTGCTGTGGAACGACCCGGCCACCGGCGTCATGCGCCATGCCGACGCGGGCTACGAACAGGCCGTCGCAACGGCAAAGAAGCATTCCCTCCAACTCCCCATGATCAAGTGA
- a CDS encoding ornithine cyclodeaminase family protein: MSEIYLHYLNHLDVQALAMTDAEIVAAVEAGLLAQGRGETTIEPRMHLVPEKDYPGHFNVLRGYVRPLGVAGVKVVGDFYRNYEQGLPSELALLNLFDPKNGVPVAIIDASDITDMRTGAVTAIGAKHLARKDSKILGHIGARGTSYWNVRLLHSIFHFDEIRVHSRRPESREKFAARLERDLGTKITVTEDWESCVRGADIVVEASRLEKPTPMLKTEWIKKGACVIPYGTMSAVELSLTDIMDKMVMDDWGQAKAGPLGALRAHVDSGKLSEQTLHAELGQIVAGLKPGRESEDETNLFWHRGLSLSDIALGSAMLEKAKRMGLGQQLRFR; encoded by the coding sequence ATGTCCGAGATCTACCTGCACTATCTGAACCACCTCGACGTCCAGGCACTGGCGATGACCGATGCCGAGATCGTCGCCGCCGTCGAGGCCGGCCTGCTCGCGCAAGGCCGCGGCGAGACCACCATCGAGCCACGCATGCACCTCGTGCCCGAGAAGGACTACCCGGGCCACTTCAACGTGCTGCGCGGCTACGTGCGGCCGCTCGGCGTCGCGGGCGTGAAGGTGGTGGGCGACTTCTACCGCAACTACGAACAAGGCCTGCCCTCGGAACTGGCGCTGCTCAACCTCTTCGATCCGAAGAACGGCGTGCCGGTGGCCATCATCGACGCCTCCGACATCACCGACATGCGCACCGGCGCGGTGACCGCCATCGGCGCCAAGCACCTCGCGCGCAAGGACTCGAAGATCCTCGGCCACATCGGCGCGCGCGGCACCTCGTACTGGAACGTGCGCCTGCTGCATTCGATCTTCCACTTCGACGAGATCCGCGTGCACTCGCGCCGGCCCGAGAGCCGCGAGAAGTTCGCCGCCCGGCTGGAACGCGACCTCGGCACGAAGATCACCGTCACCGAGGACTGGGAGTCCTGCGTGCGCGGCGCCGACATCGTGGTCGAGGCCTCGCGCCTGGAGAAGCCCACGCCGATGCTCAAGACCGAGTGGATCAAGAAGGGCGCCTGCGTCATTCCCTACGGCACCATGAGCGCGGTCGAGCTCTCGCTCACCGACATCATGGACAAGATGGTCATGGACGACTGGGGCCAGGCCAAGGCCGGTCCGCTCGGCGCGCTGCGCGCGCACGTCGACAGCGGAAAGCTCTCCGAGCAGACGCTGCACGCCGAGCTGGGCCAGATCGTCGCGGGGCTCAAGCCCGGGCGCGAGAGCGAGGACGAGACCAACCTCTTCTGGCACCGCGGCCTCTCGCTGTCGGACATCGCGCTCGGCTCGGCCATGCTCGAGAAGGCCAAGCGCATGGGGCTCGGCCAGCAGCTTCGCTTCCGCTGA
- a CDS encoding phosphate/phosphite/phosphonate ABC transporter substrate-binding protein yields MARVANARMYSATASARADWKTLFAWVLARAELGWTVIDYDAPAPLSALWAREDLGLAMMCGLPFSQRTPRPTLVAAPVPSPERYEGRPVYFTDIVVRADAPYQRLEDTFGDVVGYTLADSMSGGVALAHHLAPYREARRGRLYRKAVGSLIHARGVIDALAAGTIDVGPLDSYYHDLLRHSEPAFAQQVRTIASTAARPIPPLVATAALEPDELARLRAALQASTKAPELRAVAERLLLAGFAVPDPADYDVLARIAHSNLPTFEEL; encoded by the coding sequence ATGGCTCGCGTCGCCAACGCGCGCATGTACTCGGCCACCGCCTCGGCGCGGGCCGACTGGAAGACCCTGTTCGCATGGGTACTCGCACGCGCGGAGCTCGGGTGGACGGTGATCGACTACGACGCGCCCGCGCCGCTCTCCGCGCTGTGGGCGCGCGAGGACCTGGGCCTGGCGATGATGTGCGGGCTGCCCTTCTCGCAGCGCACGCCGCGGCCGACGCTGGTCGCCGCGCCGGTGCCTTCGCCGGAGCGCTACGAAGGCCGGCCGGTCTACTTCACCGACATCGTGGTGCGCGCCGATGCGCCGTACCAGCGCCTCGAGGACACCTTCGGCGACGTGGTGGGCTACACGCTGGCCGACTCGATGTCGGGTGGCGTCGCCCTCGCGCACCACCTCGCGCCCTATCGCGAGGCGCGGCGAGGGCGTCTCTACCGCAAGGCGGTCGGCAGCCTGATCCACGCGCGCGGCGTGATCGATGCGTTGGCCGCCGGCACCATCGACGTCGGCCCGCTCGACAGCTACTACCACGACCTGCTGCGGCACAGCGAGCCTGCCTTCGCGCAGCAGGTGCGCACCATCGCCAGTACCGCAGCGCGGCCCATCCCGCCGCTGGTGGCCACCGCCGCACTGGAGCCGGACGAACTCGCGCGCCTGCGCGCTGCGCTGCAGGCCAGCACGAAGGCGCCCGAGCTGCGCGCCGTGGCGGAACGCTTGTTGCTTGCGGGCTTTGCCGTGCCCGATCCCGCGGACTACGACGTCCTCGCGCGGATCGCCCATTCCAACCTTCCCACTTTCGAGGAACTCTGA
- a CDS encoding Bug family tripartite tricarboxylate transporter substrate binding protein yields the protein MIQRRLALLLPLLFASVVHAQAWPAKPVRIIVPFAPGGPADVLARVIGQELSDTLGQPFVVENKVGAAGNIGVEQIAKAAPDGYTLGIVPVGNVAVNPSLFPALPYKASELAPVAMLATVENVLVVNAEVPAQSLKELLALAKQKPGTLSFASPGAGSQAHLAGELMALEAGVKLIHVPYKGVGPAINDLVGGQVTMMFGSISAVLPHVKSGKLRALGVASLKRSAAMPELPTIAEQGLPKFEAVSWYALMAPAGTPAVVVDRLNAESTRSLAKPAIKEKFAAQGLEPGSGKPQDLAATIRTETARWSEVIRKQNIKPD from the coding sequence ATGATCCAGCGTCGTCTTGCCCTTTTATTGCCTCTTCTGTTCGCGTCCGTCGTCCACGCGCAGGCGTGGCCTGCCAAACCGGTCCGCATCATCGTGCCCTTCGCCCCCGGCGGCCCGGCCGACGTGCTGGCGCGTGTGATCGGACAGGAGCTTTCCGACACGCTCGGCCAGCCCTTCGTCGTCGAGAACAAGGTGGGTGCGGCCGGCAACATCGGCGTCGAGCAGATCGCCAAGGCCGCGCCGGACGGCTACACGCTGGGCATCGTCCCGGTGGGCAATGTCGCGGTGAACCCCAGCCTCTTTCCGGCCCTGCCCTACAAGGCCAGCGAGCTCGCGCCGGTCGCGATGCTGGCGACCGTGGAGAACGTGCTCGTGGTCAATGCCGAGGTGCCAGCTCAATCGCTCAAGGAGCTGCTCGCGCTGGCGAAGCAGAAGCCCGGGACCCTGAGCTTCGCCTCGCCCGGCGCCGGCAGCCAGGCCCACCTGGCCGGCGAGCTGATGGCGCTGGAGGCGGGCGTGAAGCTGATCCACGTGCCCTACAAAGGCGTCGGCCCGGCCATCAACGACCTGGTCGGCGGCCAGGTGACCATGATGTTCGGCTCCATATCGGCCGTGCTGCCGCACGTCAAGTCCGGCAAGCTGCGCGCGCTCGGCGTTGCCAGCCTCAAGCGCTCGGCCGCCATGCCCGAGCTGCCGACCATCGCGGAGCAGGGCCTGCCGAAGTTCGAGGCCGTGTCGTGGTACGCGCTGATGGCGCCCGCCGGAACGCCTGCCGTTGTCGTCGATCGCCTCAATGCCGAGAGCACCCGCTCGCTGGCCAAGCCTGCGATCAAGGAGAAGTTCGCCGCCCAGGGCCTGGAGCCCGGCAGCGGCAAGCCGCAGGACCTCGCGGCCACGATCCGCACGGAAACCGCGCGCTGGTCCGAAGTGATCAGGAAGCAGAACATCAAGCCCGACTGA
- a CDS encoding HutD/Ves family protein, with protein sequence MALTHFSRRSLAVTPWKNGGGTTQEIACWPPGAGLSDFGWRVSIATIAAPGPFSVFAGIDRSIMLLEGEGVRLQSCDGRVDHRLDLPHRPFAFAGDVEIDCTLQGGASSDFNVMTRRGQWRAELQVLDGAARIAPASHGVLLALRGDWRLDGEDQPCREGEGLHWAEAPHAWQVVPASPDARLAVVRILPADPQP encoded by the coding sequence ATGGCCCTCACGCACTTCTCGCGCCGCAGCTTGGCCGTCACGCCGTGGAAGAACGGCGGCGGCACCACGCAGGAGATCGCCTGCTGGCCACCGGGCGCGGGGCTTTCCGACTTCGGCTGGCGCGTGAGCATCGCGACCATCGCGGCGCCGGGCCCCTTCTCGGTCTTCGCGGGCATCGATCGCAGCATCATGCTGCTGGAGGGCGAGGGCGTTCGCCTGCAGTCGTGCGATGGCCGCGTCGACCACCGCCTCGACCTGCCGCACCGGCCCTTTGCCTTTGCCGGCGATGTGGAGATCGACTGCACGCTGCAGGGCGGCGCGTCGAGCGACTTCAACGTGATGACGCGGCGCGGGCAATGGCGCGCTGAGCTGCAGGTGCTCGACGGCGCCGCCAGGATTGCGCCCGCCTCGCATGGCGTGCTGCTGGCCTTGCGTGGAGACTGGCGCCTGGATGGCGAGGATCAGCCCTGCCGCGAAGGCGAGGGCCTGCACTGGGCCGAAGCGCCGCACGCGTGGCAGGTCGTGCCAGCGAGCCCGGACGCACGTCTGGCCGTGGTGCGCATCCTGCCCGCCGATCCGCAGCCTTGA
- the hutI gene encoding imidazolonepropionase translates to MKALNQLPSADGLWTGLRLAPGAAPDVALAEGAQAAIAVAQGRIAWIGDSRAVPERFADAPRHDGAGALVTPGLIDCHTHLVYGGQRANEFAMRLAGASYEDVAKAGGGIVSSVRATREANEDELFAQAAPRLEQLLADGVCAIEIKSGYGLSLEHERKQLRVARRLGEAYGVTVRTTFLGAHALPPEYAGRSGDYIDAVCSEMMPALAAEGLVDAVDVFCERIAFSLEETERVFQAARALGLPVKLHAEQLSDMGGAALAARYGALSCDHIEHLSPEGIAAMRAAGTVAVLLPGAYYTLRDTHLPPIEALRAAGVPMAVSTDHNPGTSPALSLLLMMNMACTLFRLTVPEAVAGVTVHAARALGLSDTHGVLGAGRSADFVLWDATDASELAYWFGRRAVKRVVRQGRIAQEGGR, encoded by the coding sequence ATGAAAGCCCTGAACCAACTTCCTTCCGCCGATGGTCTGTGGACCGGTCTGCGGCTCGCGCCCGGCGCGGCGCCCGATGTGGCGCTGGCTGAAGGCGCGCAAGCGGCAATCGCCGTGGCGCAGGGCCGCATCGCCTGGATCGGCGACAGCCGCGCCGTGCCCGAGCGCTTTGCCGATGCGCCACGCCACGACGGCGCAGGCGCGCTCGTCACGCCCGGCCTGATCGACTGCCACACGCACTTGGTCTACGGCGGCCAGCGCGCCAACGAGTTCGCAATGCGCCTCGCGGGTGCCAGCTACGAGGACGTCGCGAAAGCCGGCGGCGGCATCGTCTCCTCGGTCCGCGCGACGCGCGAGGCCAACGAGGATGAGCTCTTCGCCCAGGCCGCGCCGCGCCTGGAACAGTTGCTGGCCGACGGCGTGTGCGCCATCGAGATCAAGTCCGGCTACGGCCTTTCGCTCGAACACGAGCGCAAGCAGCTGCGCGTGGCGCGGCGGCTCGGCGAAGCGTATGGCGTGACCGTGCGCACGACCTTCCTGGGCGCCCATGCGCTGCCGCCCGAATACGCGGGCCGCAGCGGCGACTACATCGACGCCGTGTGCAGCGAGATGATGCCCGCGCTCGCCGCCGAAGGGCTGGTCGATGCGGTCGATGTCTTCTGCGAGCGGATCGCCTTCTCGCTGGAAGAAACCGAGCGCGTGTTCCAGGCCGCCCGCGCGCTGGGCCTGCCCGTCAAGCTGCACGCCGAGCAGCTTTCCGACATGGGCGGCGCGGCACTGGCGGCGCGCTACGGCGCGCTCTCGTGCGACCACATCGAGCACCTCTCCCCCGAGGGCATCGCCGCCATGCGAGCGGCCGGCACCGTCGCCGTGCTGCTGCCGGGCGCGTACTACACACTGCGCGACACGCACCTGCCGCCCATCGAAGCGCTGCGCGCGGCCGGCGTGCCGATGGCCGTGTCGACCGATCACAACCCCGGCACCTCTCCGGCATTGAGCCTGCTGCTGATGATGAACATGGCCTGCACGCTGTTCCGCCTGACGGTGCCCGAGGCGGTGGCGGGCGTGACGGTGCACGCGGCGCGCGCACTGGGCTTGTCGGACACGCATGGCGTGCTCGGAGCGGGCCGGTCCGCCGACTTCGTGCTGTGGGACGCCACCGACGCCTCCGAGCTCGCCTACTGGTTCGGACGCCGCGCCGTGAAGCGCGTGGTCCGCCAGGGGCGCATTGCGCAGGAGGGCGGGCGATGA
- a CDS encoding formimidoylglutamate deiminase, giving the protein MSEPGALHACDALLPSGWARNVLLRWDAAGRLTLVEPDAEAQADAPLSIGPVIPGMPNLHSHAFQRAFAGLTEFRGSGEDSFWSWRTLMYRFAAQLSPAQVEAIATWLYVEMLEAGYTSVCEFHYLHHDRDGRSYADDAELALALLRAAERAGIGLTLLPVLYQASGFGGQPPNPGQRRFIRSTDSMLRLLERLRPLCESQGARLGLAPHSLRAVAPDALRDALSGLDAIDATAPIHIHIAEQTAEVDACLAWSGQRPVAWLLDHASVDARWCLVHATHMDASEYRRAAASGAVAGLCPTTEANLGDGLFDFGAWRAHGGRWGVGSDSHACVNAAEELLMLEYGQRLATRQRNIGADAAQPCVAMAMTLAAVQGGAQAAGRAVAGLAVGQQADFVMLDANHPALAGLCATDMLSSHVFASHRTNAIASAWVAGQRRVAGGLHPLHNDAAAAFVTARSQLLTASS; this is encoded by the coding sequence ATGAGCGAGCCCGGCGCCCTGCATGCCTGCGATGCGCTGCTGCCTTCGGGCTGGGCGCGCAACGTGCTGCTGCGCTGGGACGCGGCAGGCCGGCTCACGCTGGTGGAGCCCGATGCGGAAGCGCAGGCTGATGCGCCCCTTTCCATCGGCCCCGTCATCCCCGGCATGCCCAACCTGCATTCGCATGCCTTCCAGCGCGCCTTCGCCGGGCTCACCGAATTCCGCGGCAGCGGGGAAGACAGCTTCTGGAGCTGGCGCACGCTGATGTACCGATTCGCGGCCCAGCTCTCGCCGGCGCAGGTGGAGGCCATCGCCACCTGGCTCTATGTCGAGATGCTCGAGGCCGGCTACACCTCGGTCTGCGAGTTCCACTATCTGCACCACGACCGCGATGGCCGTTCCTATGCCGACGACGCAGAACTCGCCCTGGCCCTGCTGCGCGCGGCCGAGCGAGCCGGCATCGGCCTGACCTTGCTACCCGTGCTCTACCAGGCAAGCGGCTTCGGCGGCCAGCCGCCCAACCCGGGGCAGCGGCGCTTCATCCGCTCGACCGATTCGATGCTGCGGCTGCTCGAGCGGCTGCGGCCCCTGTGCGAGTCTCAGGGAGCGCGCCTCGGCCTTGCGCCGCATTCGCTGCGGGCGGTTGCGCCCGATGCCTTGCGCGACGCGCTCTCGGGGCTGGACGCGATCGATGCCACCGCACCCATCCACATCCACATCGCCGAGCAGACCGCCGAGGTCGATGCCTGCCTGGCCTGGAGCGGCCAGCGCCCCGTCGCCTGGCTGCTCGACCATGCGTCGGTCGACGCGCGCTGGTGCCTGGTCCATGCCACGCACATGGACGCCAGCGAATATCGCCGTGCCGCCGCGAGCGGCGCGGTCGCGGGGCTGTGCCCGACCACCGAGGCCAATCTCGGCGACGGCCTCTTCGACTTCGGCGCCTGGCGCGCGCATGGCGGGCGCTGGGGCGTGGGCTCCGACAGCCATGCGTGCGTCAACGCGGCCGAGGAACTGCTGATGCTCGAATACGGCCAGCGGCTCGCGACCCGGCAGCGCAACATCGGCGCCGATGCGGCCCAGCCCTGCGTCGCGATGGCCATGACGCTTGCGGCCGTGCAGGGCGGCGCACAGGCTGCCGGCCGCGCTGTCGCGGGCCTGGCCGTCGGCCAGCAGGCCGACTTCGTCATGCTCGACGCCAACCATCCCGCGCTCGCCGGCCTCTGCGCGACCGACATGTTGTCCTCGCACGTCTTCGCCAGTCATCGCACCAACGCGATCGCCTCGGCCTGGGTGGCCGGCCAACGGCGCGTCGCCGGCGGATTGCATCCTCTTCACAACGATGCGGCGGCGGCCTTCGTCACCGCGCGCAGCCAACTGCTCACTGCTTCATCATGA
- the hutG gene encoding N-formylglutamate deformylase, with protein sequence MNFFETTEPPFRFRQGTRPLLISMPHVGTHVPPALAARLTEEARQVPDTDWHLERLYDFADELGASVLVATHSRYVIDLNRPPDNQNLYPGQDTTGLCPIDTFDKTPLYAAGDVPDESEIAARVDAIWKPYHHKLAAELARMKAVHGTVALWDAHSIRSVLPRFFEGRLTDLNLGTGGGTSCDPALAAELIRIASSASGYTAALNGRFKGGHITRTYGNPAGGVHAVQLEMTQASYMEEQLPFAYLPETAIRVQPVVRRMVEAVVEFIGSR encoded by the coding sequence ATGAACTTCTTCGAAACCACCGAGCCTCCCTTCCGCTTCCGCCAGGGCACGCGGCCGCTGCTCATCTCCATGCCGCATGTCGGCACCCACGTCCCGCCTGCACTGGCCGCACGGCTGACCGAGGAAGCGAGGCAGGTGCCCGATACCGACTGGCACCTGGAGCGCCTCTACGACTTCGCCGACGAACTGGGCGCTTCGGTGCTCGTGGCGACGCATTCACGCTACGTGATCGACCTGAACCGGCCGCCGGACAACCAGAACCTGTACCCGGGCCAGGACACCACCGGCCTGTGCCCCATCGATACCTTCGACAAGACCCCGCTCTACGCCGCCGGCGATGTGCCGGACGAGTCCGAGATTGCGGCGCGCGTCGATGCGATCTGGAAGCCGTACCACCATAAGCTGGCGGCGGAGCTCGCGCGCATGAAGGCGGTGCACGGCACCGTCGCGCTGTGGGACGCGCACTCGATCCGCTCGGTGCTGCCGCGCTTCTTCGAAGGGCGGTTGACCGATCTCAATCTGGGGACTGGGGGAGGGACGAGCTGCGATCCGGCGCTGGCTGCTGAGCTGATCCGGATCGCCTCCTCGGCAAGCGGCTATACCGCGGCGTTGAATGGCCGATTCAAGGGCGGCCACATCACGCGCACTTACGGAAATCCCGCGGGCGGCGTGCATGCAGTGCAGCTGGAAATGACGCAGGCCAGCTACATGGAGGAGCAGTTGCCCTTTGCGTACCTGCCTGAGACCGCCATCCGCGTGCAGCCGGTGGTGCGGCGGATGGTGGAGGCGGTGGTGGAGTTTATTGGAAGCCGGTAA
- a CDS encoding CesT family type III secretion system chaperone, giving the protein MNQLQFNGICEAAARALHVEASPQDGRYSLSIDEIEVLLDFEDAEDGDALFFYIDLGDTVSHERAEVCEQLLQLNLRTHGTLRGAYAFDAGSSRAIFCGELRDDEALDGEFVAEMLRFHLEETTTARDVIGLRASEGHGVLLTSVLA; this is encoded by the coding sequence ATGAACCAGCTCCAATTCAACGGCATCTGCGAAGCCGCCGCCCGCGCATTGCATGTCGAAGCGTCGCCGCAGGACGGACGCTACTCGCTCTCGATCGACGAGATCGAAGTCCTGTTGGACTTCGAGGATGCGGAAGACGGCGACGCGCTGTTCTTCTACATCGACCTGGGCGACACCGTCTCCCACGAGCGCGCCGAGGTCTGCGAGCAACTGTTGCAGCTCAACCTGCGCACGCATGGAACGCTCCGTGGCGCCTACGCCTTCGACGCTGGCTCCTCGCGCGCCATCTTTTGCGGGGAGCTTCGGGATGACGAAGCGCTTGACGGGGAGTTCGTGGCGGAGATGCTTCGGTTTCACCTGGAGGAAACCACGACTGCGCGGGACGTCATCGGCCTGCGTGCGTCGGAGGGCCACGGCGTCCTGCTGACCAGCGTGCTGGCCTGA